A region of Salmo salar chromosome ssa17, Ssal_v3.1, whole genome shotgun sequence DNA encodes the following proteins:
- the LOC106576269 gene encoding V-type proton ATPase subunit E 1: MALSDADVQKQIKHMMAFIEQEANEKAEEIDAKAEEEFNIEKGRLVQTQRLKIMEYYEKKEKQIEQQKKIQMSNLMNQARLKVLKARDDMISEMLSEARQRLANVAKDPARYPALMDGLVLQGFYQLLETKVTIRCRKQDLQVLQAAIQKTIPIYKAAVKNNIEVRIDQDNFLSPDISGGIEIYNANGKIKVSNTLESRLDLMAQQMMPEIRVALFGQNQNRKFLD, translated from the exons ATGGCGCTCAGCGATGCCGACGTTCAGAAGCAG ATCAAACACATGATGGCCTTCATTGAGCAGGAAGCCAATGAGAAGGCAGAAGAAATTGATGCCAAG GCAGAAGAGGAGTTCAACATCGAGAAGGGCCGTCTGGTGCAGACCCAGAGGTTGAAGATCATGGAGTATTATGAAAAGAAAGAGAAGCAGATCGAGCAGCAGAAGAAAAT TCAAATGTCTAACCTGATGAACCAGGCTCGTCTGAAGGTGTTAAAGGCTCGCGACGACATGATTTCA GAAATGTTGAGCGAGGCGCGTCAACGGCTGGCCAACGTAGCCAAGGACCCAGCCAGGTACCCAGCACTGATGGACGGGCTGGTTCTGCAG GGTTTCTATCAGCTTCTTGAGACCAAAGTGACCATCCGCTGTCGTAAACAGGACCTGCAGGTGCTTCAG GCAGCTATCCAGAAGACCATTCCCATCTATAAAGCAGCAGTGAAGAACAATATTGAGGTTCGCATCGACCAGGACAACTTCCTGTCCCCAGACAT TTCTGGAGGTATTGAAATCTACAACGCTAATGGGAAGATCAAGGTGTCCAACACCCTAGAGAGCAGACTGGACCTCATGGCTCAGCAG ATGATGCCTGAGATTCGAGTGGCTCTCTTTGGTCAGAACCAGAACCGCAAGTTTTTGGACTGA
- the LOC106576270 gene encoding transcription factor Spi-C isoform X2 gives MSPSCRCVLSPDFLSECTSLTFFQHLSLAYDFQHFTERSQISLDNDINQHFQDAIDVIQRHSDDPYCDTDYKYLEPPTRSSIMCCYPITHPFDVPGPYDWNEQTSWPHVVPYDSLGPSVTMDYPQFYSITPQPRNGKGRKKLRLYEYLHEALGDPNMADSIQWTDRGSGTFHFLSKNKEKLAECWGKRKGNRKTMTYQKMARALRNYSRTGEIVKVRRKLTYQFNPSIIQRLGGISHVIPPAGHPGAGHPGREVLLHQQHATAEQAYYSSAAAPDWHSWYENYSLQGDCDLATSFTSSTVTKV, from the exons ATGTCACCCTCTTGTCGCTGTGTCCTCAGCCCTGACTTTCTGTCCGAGTGCACGTCTCTTACTTTTTTTCAACATCTGTCTCTCGCCTACGACTTTCAACACTTTACAGAGAGGAGCCAG ATCTCCCTGGATAATGACATCAACCAGCACTTCCAGGATGCAATTGATGTGATTCAACGGCACTCTGACGATCCGTATTGTGATACAG ACTATAAGTACTTAGAGCCTCCAACGCGATCGAGCATAATGTGCTGCTACCCCATTACCCACCCTTTTGATGTGCCAGGTCCATATGACTGGAATGAGCAAACG TCATGGCCTCATGTTGTTCCTTACGACTCACTGGGTCCATCTGTAACCATGGACTACCCCCAGTTCTACTCCATCACACCGCAACCGAGGAACGGCAAAG GTCGCAAGAAGCTGCGTCTTTATGAGTACCTGCATGAGGCTCTGGGCGATCCCAACATGGCTGACTCCATCCAGTGGACAGACCGTGGCAGCGGCACCTTCCACTTCCTCTCTAAGAACAAAGAGAAGTTAGCCGAGTGCTGGGGCAAGCGCAAGGGCAACCGCAAGACCATGACCTATCAGAAGATGGCACGGGCGCTGCGCAACTACAGCCGAACGGGCGAGATCGTAAAGGTGCGCCGCAAACTCACCTACCAGTTCAACCCGTCGATCATCCAGAGGCTTGGGGGCATCAGTCACGTCATTCCCCCCGCCGGGCACCCCGGGGCTGGCCACCCTGGGCGGGAGGTGCTCCTCCACCAGCAGCATGCCACAGCTGAACAGGCTTACTATAGCTCTGCTGCTGCACCTGACTGGCACAGCTGGTATGAAAATTACTCCCTCCAGGGAGACTGTGATCTTGCCACAAGCTTCACTTCATCCACAGTCACCAAGGTGTGA
- the LOC106576270 gene encoding bcl-2-like protein 13 isoform X1, protein MSPSCRCVLSPDFLSECTSLTFFQHLSLAYDFQHFTERSQWPVFSLEGKVPAVSRGDDSGEVSSLSGEQKPDWLGLATLQLSQGDSGRSGPWQTESSLVESWSTVGDMMDSEDTKSLDSSNGVVHLAEERSENHSSISDMVHLEREEEEMLAEEEEDGSLGEEEELQASVMSVLGGEGELAELREEELDTQELLPSSEVSADHQETMDLMMSVAEELFVQEEPSEVSHATTVSMPMPVWKLEPPSASSTPVPSIPTLAELHSELQYSMQEQLHPPPVLGPGAPQPPDESQTNSQPESSVSLPAAQETQEIPPVTQEVLPEKTEAEPATSLPATELPVLLCGGAAIVAIVGVLAYGAVAYCRK, encoded by the exons ATGTCACCCTCTTGTCGCTGTGTCCTCAGCCCTGACTTTCTGTCCGAGTGCACGTCTCTTACTTTTTTTCAACATCTGTCTCTCGCCTACGACTTTCAACACTTTACAGAGAGGAGCCAG TGGCCGGTTTTCAGTCTGGAGGGCAAGGTCCCAGCAGTTTCCAGAGGGGATGACAGTGGTGAGGTCAGTTCCCTGTCTGGAGAGCAGAagcctgattggctgggccttgccACGCTGCAGCTGAGCCAGGGAGACAGTGGCAGGTCTGGCCCCTGGCAGACAGAGAGCAGCCTGGTAGAGTCCTGGTCCACCGTGGGAGACATGATGGACTCCGAGGACACCAAGAGCCTGGATAGCAGCAACGGAGTTGTCCACCTAGCTGAGGAGCGCAGCGAGAACCACTCCTCCATCTCCGACATGGTCCACCTAgagcgggaggaggaggagatgctggccgaggaggaggaggacgggagcctgggggaagaggaggagctgCAGGCCAGTGTGATGAGTGTGCTGGGGGGAGAAGGAGAACTGGCTGAGCTCAGGGAAGAGGAGCTGGACACCCAGGAATTATTACCTTCATCTGAGGTGTCAGCTGACCACCAAGAGACTATGGATTTAATGATGTCTGTGGCTGAGGAGCTATTTGTCCAGGAGGAGCCTTCTGAAGTATCCCACGCCACCACCGTCTCTATGCCCATGCCAGTTTGGAAGTTAGAGCCCCCCTCTGCCTCCTCTACTCCTGTCCCCTCAATACCTACACTAGCTGAGTTACATTCAGAGCTCCAATACTCTATGCAGGAGCAGCTCCACCCTCCCCCGGTCCTAGGACCAGGTGCACCACAGCCACCAGATGAGAGCCAAACTAACAGCCAACCAGAGTCCTCGGTCTCGCTCCCCGCTGCCCAGGAGACACAGGAAATCCCACCAGTGACGCAGGAGGTTCTGCCAGAGAAGACAGAGGCTGAGCCTGCTACATCGCTCCCTGCCACTGAGCTACCTGTGCTGCTGTGTGGGGGCGCTGCAATAGTGGCTATTGTGGGAGTGTTAGCTTATGGGGCTGTGGCCTACTGCAGAAAGTAG
- the LOC106576270 gene encoding transcription factor Spi-C isoform X3, which produces MISLDNDINQHFQDAIDVIQRHSDDPYCDTDYKYLEPPTRSSIMCCYPITHPFDVPGPYDWNEQTSWPHVVPYDSLGPSVTMDYPQFYSITPQPRNGKGRKKLRLYEYLHEALGDPNMADSIQWTDRGSGTFHFLSKNKEKLAECWGKRKGNRKTMTYQKMARALRNYSRTGEIVKVRRKLTYQFNPSIIQRLGGISHVIPPAGHPGAGHPGREVLLHQQHATAEQAYYSSAAAPDWHSWYENYSLQGDCDLATSFTSSTVTKV; this is translated from the exons ATG ATCTCCCTGGATAATGACATCAACCAGCACTTCCAGGATGCAATTGATGTGATTCAACGGCACTCTGACGATCCGTATTGTGATACAG ACTATAAGTACTTAGAGCCTCCAACGCGATCGAGCATAATGTGCTGCTACCCCATTACCCACCCTTTTGATGTGCCAGGTCCATATGACTGGAATGAGCAAACG TCATGGCCTCATGTTGTTCCTTACGACTCACTGGGTCCATCTGTAACCATGGACTACCCCCAGTTCTACTCCATCACACCGCAACCGAGGAACGGCAAAG GTCGCAAGAAGCTGCGTCTTTATGAGTACCTGCATGAGGCTCTGGGCGATCCCAACATGGCTGACTCCATCCAGTGGACAGACCGTGGCAGCGGCACCTTCCACTTCCTCTCTAAGAACAAAGAGAAGTTAGCCGAGTGCTGGGGCAAGCGCAAGGGCAACCGCAAGACCATGACCTATCAGAAGATGGCACGGGCGCTGCGCAACTACAGCCGAACGGGCGAGATCGTAAAGGTGCGCCGCAAACTCACCTACCAGTTCAACCCGTCGATCATCCAGAGGCTTGGGGGCATCAGTCACGTCATTCCCCCCGCCGGGCACCCCGGGGCTGGCCACCCTGGGCGGGAGGTGCTCCTCCACCAGCAGCATGCCACAGCTGAACAGGCTTACTATAGCTCTGCTGCTGCACCTGACTGGCACAGCTGGTATGAAAATTACTCCCTCCAGGGAGACTGTGATCTTGCCACAAGCTTCACTTCATCCACAGTCACCAAGGTGTGA